From a single Rhodococcus jostii RHA1 genomic region:
- a CDS encoding helix-turn-helix transcriptional regulator, which translates to MALVTVSGVGGWTRMISDTFIELGVKEADDRFRGALDQRELGRGVSLTRVETDPSHVLRTPRLTRDGCDDVLFLMHVSGDGAVVKDGQQTPMPSGYGSLHAASDPYELKFATASREVVLQTPRRLLPSREFEQLHRGPTGIAPQDPAMRVLWSFTQELLTVSNDLPTPLREEMGQTAVDLLLSVLHHRSLEESAKAVGPEAIYQSIKRLIRENACDPRFTIEVAAEQHHISLRYTQTLFTRSGMSPATFLRSERIANAQRLLADPRQSDIPVESVAYRSGFVDVNTFIRAFKRAVGVTPGVWRANVHELR; encoded by the coding sequence ATGGCGCTCGTGACCGTTTCCGGAGTCGGCGGTTGGACGAGAATGATCTCCGACACCTTCATCGAACTGGGTGTCAAAGAAGCCGACGACCGGTTCCGTGGTGCCTTGGACCAGCGAGAACTCGGTCGGGGTGTGAGTTTGACTCGAGTCGAGACCGACCCCTCTCACGTCCTGCGTACCCCACGGCTCACTCGCGATGGCTGCGATGACGTGCTCTTTTTGATGCATGTGTCCGGCGACGGCGCGGTGGTCAAGGATGGCCAGCAGACACCGATGCCCTCCGGCTACGGGTCCCTTCACGCGGCCAGCGACCCGTACGAGCTGAAGTTCGCTACAGCTTCGCGTGAGGTCGTGCTGCAAACGCCCCGCCGACTGCTCCCCAGCCGTGAGTTCGAGCAACTTCACCGAGGGCCGACGGGGATCGCGCCGCAGGATCCCGCGATGCGGGTGCTCTGGTCGTTCACGCAGGAATTGCTCACCGTCTCCAACGATCTACCGACGCCGCTGCGGGAGGAGATGGGGCAGACCGCGGTCGACCTACTGCTGAGCGTGTTGCATCACAGAAGTCTCGAAGAGTCAGCGAAAGCGGTTGGCCCCGAAGCGATCTATCAATCCATCAAGAGACTCATCCGCGAGAATGCATGCGATCCGCGCTTCACCATCGAAGTCGCCGCGGAGCAGCACCATATTTCGCTCCGATATACTCAAACCCTGTTCACCAGATCGGGAATGAGCCCGGCGACGTTCCTGCGGTCGGAGAGGATCGCGAACGCCCAGCGCCTCCTCGCTGATCCGCGGCAGAGCGATATACCCGTCGAGTCGGTCGCATATCGCTCGGGCTTCGTCGATGTCAACACCTTCATTCGAGCCTTCAAACGCGCCGTCGGCGTCACCCCGGGCGTCTGGCGAGCAAACGTCCACGAACTGCGCTGA
- a CDS encoding C39 family peptidase, with protein MDLQILSTAMGNLSTADYERFVSPFNEALFAAECTTVNRVAMWCAQVGHESGGLRYMEEIADGSAYEGRLDLGNTQPGDGRRFKGRGPIQLTGRENYRRFSVWAHSKGLVPTADHFLTAPALVSDPKWGFLAASYYWTVARPKLNELSDASDIEGATKAVNGGLNGLPDRTNRWNRCRALGAALLPTTIERKPAVEKVLDYPRIHIKQDTFFNCGPASTQTVIIARTGGLILESDLGHQMGTDQGGTDHIGLIAPVLNKYVSGADYRVTQMPNDPPTKKQAQKLWDDVVRSIDNGYGVVANIVAPPSNYPRGVRGSRSPEYAGGTVFHYIAIMGYADDNGARAFWVADSGFVPYGYWCSFEQMASLIPPKGYTSAAGGHLIVRVGEIWAQLLGINGKGWPQLGGRTLVDAVATLGQDMGIAGFGPPAGHTDVPQRTTVDDCVLDIWTQLIGINGKGWPQLAGRTLVDAVATLGQNMGIAGFVPPAEHTGVPEPSTTANRVLDIWTQLLGINGKGWPQLGGRTLVDAVATLGQEMGLVAFVPPAGHTNVPQPSTTDNRVLDIWIQLLGFDGKGWPQLNRRTPVDGIATIGQARGIPGFTS; from the coding sequence ATGGACCTGCAGATCCTTTCCACCGCCATGGGCAACCTGTCGACGGCTGACTACGAAAGATTTGTATCTCCGTTCAACGAGGCACTGTTCGCAGCCGAATGCACCACCGTCAACCGGGTGGCGATGTGGTGCGCTCAGGTCGGTCACGAGTCCGGCGGGCTGCGGTACATGGAGGAGATCGCCGACGGCAGCGCCTACGAGGGACGGCTGGATCTGGGGAACACCCAACCCGGCGACGGCCGCCGGTTCAAGGGCCGTGGACCCATCCAGCTCACCGGCAGGGAAAACTACCGGCGGTTCAGCGTGTGGGCACACAGCAAGGGCCTCGTACCCACCGCTGACCACTTCCTGACCGCGCCCGCACTCGTCTCCGACCCCAAGTGGGGATTCCTCGCAGCCTCCTACTACTGGACGGTCGCACGACCCAAGCTCAACGAGCTCTCCGACGCCAGCGACATCGAGGGCGCCACCAAGGCAGTCAACGGCGGCCTGAACGGCCTGCCCGACCGCACCAACCGGTGGAATCGTTGCCGCGCCCTCGGGGCGGCTCTGCTGCCCACCACCATCGAGAGGAAACCGGCCGTGGAGAAAGTTCTCGACTATCCGCGCATCCACATCAAGCAGGACACCTTCTTCAACTGCGGTCCGGCGTCAACCCAGACGGTGATCATCGCCCGCACAGGGGGCTTGATTTTGGAGAGCGATCTGGGACATCAGATGGGCACCGACCAGGGCGGAACGGACCATATCGGCCTGATCGCACCTGTCCTCAACAAATACGTATCCGGGGCGGACTACCGGGTGACGCAGATGCCGAACGACCCGCCGACCAAGAAGCAAGCCCAGAAACTGTGGGACGACGTCGTGCGCAGCATCGACAACGGGTACGGCGTGGTGGCCAACATTGTCGCCCCACCCAGCAACTACCCGCGCGGTGTTCGCGGTTCCCGGAGCCCCGAGTATGCCGGTGGGACCGTCTTCCACTACATCGCGATCATGGGGTACGCCGACGACAACGGTGCCCGCGCGTTCTGGGTCGCCGACTCCGGTTTCGTACCGTACGGCTACTGGTGCTCGTTCGAGCAGATGGCCAGCCTGATCCCGCCGAAAGGCTACACCAGCGCAGCAGGGGGACACCTGATCGTCCGGGTCGGTGAGATCTGGGCGCAGTTGCTCGGAATCAACGGCAAGGGCTGGCCACAACTGGGCGGACGCACCCTCGTCGACGCCGTCGCCACCCTCGGCCAGGACATGGGCATCGCCGGGTTCGGGCCACCCGCCGGACATACCGATGTCCCACAACGCACCACCGTCGACGACTGCGTCCTCGACATCTGGACCCAACTGATCGGCATCAACGGCAAAGGCTGGCCACAACTGGCCGGACGCACCCTCGTCGACGCCGTCGCCACCCTCGGCCAGAACATGGGCATCGCCGGGTTCGTACCACCCGCGGAGCACACCGGGGTCCCCGAACCGAGTACCACAGCGAATCGTGTCCTCGACATCTGGACCCAGTTGCTGGGCATCAATGGCAAAGGCTGGCCACAACTGGGCGGACGTACCCTCGTCGACGCCGTCGCCACCCTCGGCCAGGAGATGGGTCTCGTCGCGTTCGTGCCACCCGCCGGACACACGAATGTGCCCCAACCGAGTACCACCGACAACCGTGTCCTCGACATCTGGATTCAGTTGCTCGGCTTCGACGGAAAAGGGTGGCCACAACTGAACCGCCGCACACCCGTCGACGGGATCGCCACCATCGGCCAGGCCCGGGGTATCCCCGGTTTCACCTCGTAG
- a CDS encoding helix-turn-helix transcriptional regulator translates to MANPHRLTTDQVIDLIKEETGTELSASTFRGYVSRGQAPAPVEKIGRTPLWKRSEIVAWANNRPGQGARTDIPKSRRRRAE, encoded by the coding sequence ATGGCCAACCCGCATCGACTGACCACCGATCAGGTCATCGACCTGATCAAAGAGGAGACCGGTACCGAGCTGTCGGCCTCGACGTTCCGCGGGTACGTCTCCCGCGGGCAAGCGCCGGCGCCGGTGGAGAAGATCGGCCGCACTCCGCTGTGGAAGCGGTCGGAAATCGTCGCGTGGGCGAACAACAGACCCGGTCAGGGCGCGCGCACCGACATTCCCAAGTCGCGCCGGCGCCGCGCCGAGTGA
- a CDS encoding histone-like nucleoid-structuring protein Lsr2 translates to MARRAVVELVDDIDGTVFSDEGESIHYAVDGVEYGIDLKGEHAKEFRDALDYWIAHSRRVGGRKRRSNRVTDPIGSTPRTGEVKKIREWATEQGYEMSSRGRIRAEIVQAFHEAH, encoded by the coding sequence GTGGCACGTAGGGCTGTGGTGGAGTTGGTGGACGATATCGACGGGACCGTGTTCAGCGATGAGGGGGAGAGCATCCACTACGCGGTTGATGGCGTCGAGTACGGGATCGATCTGAAGGGTGAGCACGCCAAGGAGTTCCGCGACGCTCTCGACTACTGGATTGCTCATTCCAGGAGGGTCGGAGGCAGGAAGCGCCGCTCGAATCGGGTAACGGATCCGATCGGGTCGACTCCGAGGACGGGCGAGGTCAAGAAGATTCGGGAGTGGGCGACAGAACAGGGCTACGAGATGTCCTCTCGGGGCCGGATCCGTGCCGAGATCGTCCAAGCTTTCCACGAGGCCCACTGA
- a CDS encoding MerR family transcriptional regulator encodes MNKVVKPAPAPGASRRRGPCPFERCHPIPEDSPDRRAAGKLDDEDYPAYSMGHAAEILGVTQAFLRSLDAAKLLTPGRSEGGHRRYSRYQLRLAARARELIDQGTALDSACRIIILEDQLAEARRINTELQHPHRPKSDQPGPASG; translated from the coding sequence GTGAATAAGGTAGTGAAACCCGCTCCGGCCCCCGGTGCCTCACGGCGCCGGGGGCCCTGTCCGTTTGAAAGGTGTCACCCCATTCCGGAAGATTCGCCCGACCGACGCGCGGCCGGGAAGCTCGACGACGAGGACTACCCGGCCTACAGCATGGGTCACGCCGCCGAGATCCTCGGCGTGACACAGGCATTCCTGCGCAGCCTCGACGCCGCGAAGCTGCTCACCCCCGGGCGCTCGGAGGGCGGCCACCGCCGCTACTCCCGATACCAGCTGCGTCTGGCCGCCCGAGCTCGCGAACTGATCGACCAGGGCACCGCACTCGATTCCGCGTGCCGCATCATCATCCTCGAAGACCAACTCGCCGAGGCCCGACGCATCAACACCGAACTCCAGCACCCCCACCGCCCCAAGTCGGATCAGCCCGGCCCCGCATCCGGCTGA
- a CDS encoding saccharopine dehydrogenase family protein, with translation MLADYLARTAPDGIRIGLAGRSQAKLEATRAALGPRAADWPIIIADADADADADADADADDAVALAELASRTRVVATTVGPYAKYGTELVAAAVAAGTDYVDLTGEVLFVRTSIDAHHDKARANGVKVVHSCGYDSIPSDLGVHVLHRKVQADGAGELTDTTLVASLSGGVSGGTIDSLRTQIDLSRGDAALRRLAASPYSLSPDRTTEPDLGRQSDVAIVDGTEIAPQVRGWKAPFVMGSYNTRIVRRSNALQNWAYGRKFKYREVMSVGDSRLSRLYAAGVAAVLGGLVLGLSVPPTRFLLDRLLPAPGQGPSEKTQRTGYFAMDIYTTTTTGARYASRVTAQGDPGYRATAVLLGESALSLVLDRDRLPDEAGVLTPATALGDVLVDRLRGPGVEISARKL, from the coding sequence TTGCTCGCCGACTATCTCGCACGCACCGCCCCGGACGGCATCCGGATCGGACTCGCCGGACGGTCACAGGCGAAACTTGAGGCAACGCGGGCGGCGCTCGGGCCCCGCGCCGCCGACTGGCCGATCATCATCGCCGATGCCGATGCCGATGCCGATGCCGATGCCGATGCCGATGCCGACGACGCCGTCGCGCTCGCCGAGCTTGCCTCCCGCACACGGGTTGTTGCGACCACGGTGGGTCCGTACGCGAAGTACGGCACCGAACTCGTCGCGGCCGCCGTCGCGGCCGGCACCGACTACGTCGACCTGACCGGGGAGGTGTTGTTCGTCCGGACGAGCATCGACGCCCACCACGACAAAGCCCGGGCCAACGGTGTGAAGGTCGTGCACTCCTGCGGCTACGACTCCATTCCCTCCGATCTGGGTGTGCACGTCCTGCACCGGAAAGTCCAGGCGGACGGTGCCGGGGAACTCACCGACACCACCCTGGTCGCGTCGCTGAGCGGCGGCGTCTCCGGCGGGACGATCGACTCACTCCGCACCCAGATCGACCTCTCCCGGGGCGATGCGGCCCTGCGCCGGCTCGCCGCCTCCCCGTACTCGCTCAGCCCCGACCGGACGACCGAACCCGACCTCGGCCGACAATCCGACGTCGCCATCGTCGACGGCACCGAGATCGCCCCGCAGGTCCGCGGATGGAAGGCCCCGTTCGTCATGGGCTCGTACAACACCCGCATCGTGCGGCGCAGCAACGCCCTCCAAAACTGGGCCTACGGCCGCAAGTTCAAGTACCGGGAGGTGATGAGCGTCGGCGACTCCCGCCTGTCCCGCCTCTACGCGGCCGGCGTCGCCGCCGTCCTCGGCGGGCTCGTCCTCGGCCTCAGCGTTCCGCCCACCCGGTTTCTCCTCGACCGCCTCCTCCCCGCACCCGGTCAGGGCCCCAGCGAGAAAACGCAGCGCACCGGCTACTTCGCGATGGACATCTACACCACCACCACGACCGGCGCCCGCTACGCGTCCCGGGTGACGGCGCAGGGCGATCCCGGCTACCGGGCCACCGCGGTCCTGCTGGGGGAGTCGGCCCTGAGCCTGGTGCTCGACCGCGACCGGCTCCCCGACGAGGCCGGTGTCCTCACCCCGGCCACCGCACTCGGTGACGTGCTCGTCGACAGGCTACGCGGGCCAGGGGTGGAGATTTCCGCCCGCAAGCTCTGA
- a CDS encoding tyrosine-type recombinase/integrase — MSHTFRVVQGRTVEVAHASTDPLTFQLECVEAFVTSRVVRGFSAVTIENETGDLERMLAALGKPVWEATADDVDRVVGAMAADGLLASTRRRYVQALSSFHRFLITRRAGEIEALFGVRLTNPIDEFNASRHVGDDSPRLLPPPSVSRVAVFFDFLKERIGSARKYAPAARDYALFRTLYHAGLRSDEASKLEIADVYFGQGPFGKLHVRFGKGARTSGPRPRWVPMLDHLDLVVRWYLEDVRPKLPESAVLFCDQSGGAMARGTIRNRLRYLQDLEHCSPADRFSPHALRRACATHNYERGVDLVAIQQMLGHWTVGSTMRYVRPSETFIEDAYRSAVSDTVAFLQGDDDAH, encoded by the coding sequence ATGAGTCACACATTTCGTGTGGTGCAGGGCAGGACGGTCGAGGTCGCCCACGCGTCGACCGATCCGCTGACCTTTCAACTCGAATGCGTCGAGGCGTTCGTGACCTCGCGGGTGGTCCGAGGCTTCAGTGCGGTGACCATCGAGAACGAGACAGGTGACCTCGAGCGGATGCTGGCGGCGCTGGGCAAACCGGTGTGGGAGGCCACCGCCGACGATGTCGATCGAGTGGTCGGAGCGATGGCCGCGGACGGCTTGCTGGCGTCGACTCGACGCAGATATGTGCAGGCGCTGAGCAGTTTTCACCGGTTCCTGATCACCCGCCGCGCCGGGGAGATCGAGGCGTTGTTCGGGGTACGGTTGACGAACCCGATCGACGAGTTCAATGCGAGCCGTCATGTCGGTGACGATTCACCGAGGCTGCTACCACCTCCGAGCGTGAGTCGGGTGGCCGTCTTCTTCGACTTCCTCAAGGAACGGATCGGCTCGGCTCGCAAGTACGCGCCAGCGGCCCGGGATTATGCGCTGTTCCGGACCTTGTATCACGCCGGGTTGCGCTCCGATGAGGCGTCCAAACTCGAGATCGCGGACGTCTACTTCGGGCAGGGCCCGTTCGGGAAGTTGCATGTGCGGTTCGGCAAGGGTGCCCGCACCTCCGGGCCCCGGCCGCGGTGGGTTCCGATGCTCGACCACCTCGATCTGGTGGTGCGGTGGTATCTCGAGGATGTACGACCGAAGTTGCCGGAATCGGCGGTGTTGTTCTGCGATCAGAGTGGTGGTGCGATGGCCCGAGGCACGATCCGCAACCGTCTGCGGTATCTGCAGGATCTCGAGCACTGCTCGCCGGCGGACCGGTTCAGCCCGCACGCGCTGCGCCGGGCATGCGCCACCCACAACTACGAACGAGGAGTCGATCTCGTTGCGATACAACAGATGTTAGGGCACTGGACGGTGGGATCGACGATGCGGTACGTCCGTCCGTCGGAGACGTTCATCGAGGACGCCTACCGCAGCGCGGTGTCCGACACCGTCGCGTTCCTGCAGGGAGATGATGATGCACATTAG
- a CDS encoding integrase — MIRGGGARLCNRCQKRRPQRPYTRAEHLLAELDDPPNWLWDFTIHVSSRYSPEQATRLVSQLGALLRTEPRAMPQTLLDRARIPGRSIGSLAKMLEDFFTARGLALPTDQSQRLAADRRARRVQAVPEPLRPAVAAFERAMLDERDRARRAGTRPRADTTIDKRLAQIRDLSCHLVGRGIEDWAQVDKAVIEDYLAEVSPAGGPLGGLRHFFRFARRSKLILIDPTAELRVRTPRGFHGRTLPRSRQRELFTRWSTSTEVAPNEALVGLMALIHGASQHELRHLQLADIDPQHHTVRLGRRPHPIPLDPATWAALTRCLEHRRSGTHNPHVIVTSRTRSGRTPASRPYLSHLLDPADTTISTLRASRLLALANSHDPNLIATTYGMSPEGVLAYFADRVDPTLLADL; from the coding sequence GTGATCCGCGGCGGCGGGGCGAGGCTGTGCAACCGCTGCCAGAAACGCCGCCCGCAACGCCCCTACACCCGCGCCGAACACCTCCTCGCCGAACTCGATGATCCACCGAATTGGCTGTGGGACTTCACCATCCATGTGTCAAGTCGGTACTCTCCGGAGCAGGCGACACGTCTGGTGAGTCAGCTCGGGGCACTGCTGCGCACCGAGCCACGGGCAATGCCGCAGACCTTACTCGACCGGGCCCGCATCCCCGGCCGCTCGATCGGGTCGCTCGCGAAGATGCTCGAGGACTTCTTCACCGCCCGAGGCCTCGCCCTGCCCACCGACCAGTCGCAGCGGCTCGCGGCCGACCGCCGGGCGCGACGCGTGCAGGCCGTGCCCGAACCGTTGCGGCCCGCCGTCGCCGCGTTCGAACGCGCAATGCTCGACGAACGAGACCGCGCCCGCCGCGCCGGGACCCGGCCCCGCGCCGACACCACCATCGACAAGCGATTGGCCCAGATCCGGGACCTGTCATGTCATCTCGTCGGACGCGGGATCGAGGACTGGGCGCAGGTCGACAAGGCCGTGATCGAGGACTACCTCGCCGAGGTCTCGCCGGCCGGCGGCCCCCTGGGCGGACTTCGCCACTTCTTCCGCTTCGCCCGCCGCAGCAAGCTCATCCTGATCGATCCCACCGCCGAGCTGCGCGTGCGCACGCCCCGCGGATTCCATGGACGGACCCTGCCGCGCTCGCGACAGCGCGAACTGTTCACGCGCTGGTCCACATCCACCGAGGTGGCGCCGAACGAGGCCCTCGTCGGCCTGATGGCGTTGATCCACGGTGCCTCACAGCACGAACTGCGTCACCTGCAGCTCGCCGACATCGATCCCCAGCACCACACGGTTCGGCTCGGCCGCCGCCCACATCCGATCCCGCTGGACCCGGCGACCTGGGCCGCACTGACCCGATGCCTCGAGCACCGCAGATCCGGCACCCACAATCCCCACGTCATCGTCACCAGCCGAACCCGATCCGGGCGGACACCGGCGTCCCGGCCCTACCTCAGCCACCTCCTCGACCCCGCCGACACCACGATCTCCACGCTGCGCGCCTCCCGACTGCTGGCCTTGGCCAACAGCCACGATCCCAATCTGATTGCCACCACCTACGGCATGAGCCCAGAGGGCGTCCTGGCCTACTTCGCCGACCGCGTCGATCCCACCCTGCTCGCGGACCTGTGA
- a CDS encoding helix-turn-helix domain-containing protein produces MHIRWKLRMAAAQREVWTGTQLRRLLAERGGLELSSASVSALFTKEPSQIKLSTLLALCTALDCTPNDLFDLDTTPDRVPAQPSAPTASEPAARRVGGRSMPPV; encoded by the coding sequence ATGCACATTAGATGGAAACTGCGGATGGCCGCGGCCCAACGGGAAGTATGGACCGGCACCCAGCTGCGCCGTCTGCTCGCCGAACGCGGCGGACTCGAGCTGTCGTCGGCGTCGGTGTCGGCGTTGTTCACCAAGGAACCCTCGCAGATCAAGCTCAGCACGCTGCTGGCGTTGTGCACTGCGCTCGACTGCACCCCGAACGACCTGTTCGACCTCGACACCACGCCCGATCGGGTCCCCGCCCAGCCCTCGGCGCCGACAGCGTCGGAGCCCGCGGCGCGGCGAGTCGGCGGCCGGTCGATGCCGCCGGTGTGA
- a CDS encoding cupin domain-containing protein, with translation MTSADTVFSHIIANSDEVEYVPFSYPEAGGTGGTSEFGEIAIVREQSYNGNLLVAAFWKVQPATSPLYDIPLGDESGFVIEGSATIELIDSGETLELKAGDLYSFTKGTLSRWTIHEPFKKFVVVNDGPAPTN, from the coding sequence ATGACCAGCGCAGACACCGTATTCAGCCACATCATCGCGAACAGCGACGAGGTGGAGTACGTACCTTTCTCCTATCCGGAGGCCGGGGGGACGGGCGGAACATCCGAGTTCGGCGAGATCGCCATTGTGCGGGAGCAGTCCTACAACGGGAATCTGCTGGTTGCGGCCTTCTGGAAGGTGCAGCCGGCAACCTCGCCGCTCTACGACATTCCCCTCGGCGACGAGTCGGGTTTCGTCATCGAGGGTTCGGCGACGATCGAGCTGATCGACTCGGGCGAGACACTCGAACTCAAGGCGGGCGACCTCTACTCGTTCACCAAAGGCACCCTGAGCCGGTGGACCATCCACGAACCGTTCAAGAAGTTCGTGGTCGTGAACGACGGTCCGGCACCGACCAACTGA
- a CDS encoding MBL fold metallo-hydrolase, which produces MKPQTVEIADGVFFVHSEMVNWVLLTDGDAVSVIDTGYPGQRGAVEESIRAIGRDPHGIEAVLITHAHVDHIGSAQYLSDTYGAPVLVHPDEVAHARRECHEVATPWDVLGNIWRPGVLPWAIKLIRLGGTAKYGIDSPTPMPVPGALTCPGAPVPVLAPGHTSGHTIYHLPDRGVVISGDALITGHLTSPISGPQLLPQWFDHDRGTATESLRIIGELDADILLPGHGPIHRGSVAEAAATARERVGAAR; this is translated from the coding sequence ATGAAGCCCCAGACCGTCGAAATCGCCGACGGCGTGTTCTTTGTGCACTCCGAGATGGTCAACTGGGTGCTGCTCACCGACGGCGACGCGGTGAGCGTGATCGACACCGGGTATCCGGGGCAGCGCGGCGCTGTCGAGGAATCGATCCGGGCTATCGGACGGGATCCGCACGGCATCGAAGCAGTGCTCATCACCCACGCACATGTCGACCACATCGGCAGCGCACAGTATCTCTCCGACACCTATGGGGCGCCGGTACTGGTACACCCCGACGAGGTAGCTCACGCCCGCCGGGAATGCCACGAGGTCGCGACCCCCTGGGATGTGCTCGGCAATATCTGGCGACCCGGGGTCCTGCCGTGGGCGATCAAGCTGATCCGCCTCGGTGGCACGGCCAAGTACGGCATCGACTCCCCCACCCCGATGCCCGTACCCGGCGCCCTGACCTGCCCGGGCGCCCCCGTCCCGGTTCTCGCGCCCGGCCACACCTCCGGTCACACCATCTACCACCTTCCCGATCGCGGTGTGGTGATCTCCGGGGACGCCCTGATCACCGGGCACCTGACCTCACCGATCTCCGGGCCCCAATTGTTGCCGCAGTGGTTCGACCACGACCGCGGCACGGCCACCGAGTCGCTGCGCATCATCGGAGAGTTGGACGCCGACATTCTCCTGCCCGGACACGGGCCGATCCATCGCGGCTCCGTCGCCGAAGCGGCCGCAACCGCACGAGAACGCGTCGGCGCCGCGCGGTGA